In Clarias gariepinus isolate MV-2021 ecotype Netherlands chromosome 1, CGAR_prim_01v2, whole genome shotgun sequence, one DNA window encodes the following:
- the LOC128513574 gene encoding tripartite motif-containing protein 16-like — protein MAKTNISVLQDQFSCSICLDLLKDPVALLCGHSFCMVCINDCWDQEDQKGVYRCPQCKETFTPRPVVSKNTVLADVTEKLKAELQALHPARCSTITEDVDCDFCTERKNKAIKSCLVCLASFCETHLQPHYESPAFKRHKLVEASRRLQEQICSQHDKLLEVYCRTDQQCICMLCTMDQHKGHDTVSAAAGRAEKQNQLLKIQRKCRERILEREKEHQELTEAVELYERSAQRVVQESEIIFIDLIKTIERRRSEVTALIRAQEKAAVSRAEEVMKRLEKEIAELKKRNAELEELSHTDPIHFLQTFVSPLDPPGSSDLHSISLSPLLSLDDVTAFVSQLRVKVENICYEDLRMVSNAVRETQIIQLPQPHTREDFLHYSCPFTLDLNTVNTHLCLSKSNTVVTCSETAEPYSAHPDRFDYYLQALCRESVCGRCYWEVEWSGRHGVSIAVSYKTISRKGRGSECLFGRTDQSWRLFCSPSSYSFRHVKKEIQIPVTPSCSRIGVYVDHRAGSLSFYSVSDTMKLLHRVHTTFTQPLYPGFVVCPGSTIKLYLSDI, from the exons ATGGCGAAGACTAATATTTCAGTACTTCAGGATCAGTTCAGCTGTTCAATCTGTCTGGATTTACTCAAGGATCCGGTAGCTCTTCTCTGTGGACACAGTTTCTGTATGGTGTGTATTAATGACTGCTGGGATCAGGAGGATCAGAAGGGAGTCTATAGATGTCCTCAGTGTAAAGAAACCTTCACCCCAAGACCTGTTGTGAGTAAAAACACTGTTCTTGCTGACGTTACAGAGAAACTAAAGGCAGAACTTCAAGCTTTGCATCCTGCTCGCTGTTCAACTATAACTGAAGATGTGGATTGTGATTTCTGCactgagagaaaaaacaaagccaTCAAGTCCTGTCTGGTGTGTCTGGCCTCTTTCTGTGAGACTCACCTCCAGCCTCACTATGAATCTCCTGCCTTCAAGAGGCACAAGCTGGTGGAAGCCTCCAGACGACTCCAGGAGCAGATCTGCTCTCAGCATGACAAACTGCTGGAGGTTTACTGTCGCACTGACCAGCAGTGTATCTGCATGTTGTGTACCATGGATCAACATAAAGGACATGATACAGTATCAGCTGCAGCAGGACGAGCTGAGAAACAG AATCAACTCTTAAAGATTCAGAGAAAATGCAGAGAAAGAATCTTGGAAAGAGAGAAGGAGCATCAGGAGCTCACAGAAGCTGTAGAGTTGTATGAG CGCTCTGCACAAAGAGTAGTGCAGGAGTCTGAGATAATCTTTATTGATCTGATCAAAACTATTGAGAGGAGACGCAGTGAGGTGACGGCgctgatcagagctcaggagaaaGCTGCAGTGAGTCGAGCTGAAGAAGTGATGAAGCGACTGGAGAAGGAGATTGCAGAGCTAAAGAAGAGAAACGCTGAGCTGGAGGAGCTTTCACACACAGATCCTATCCatttcctccag ACTTTTGTGTCTCCCTTGGACCCTCCTGGATCTTCAGACCTACACTCCATCAGTCTCAGTCCTCTACTCTCTCTCGATGATGTAACTGCATTTGTGTCTCAGCTAAGGGTCAAAGTGGAAAATATCTGCTACGAGGACCTCAGAATGGTGTCAAATGCAG TAAGAGAAACCCAGATCATTCAGCTTCCCCAACCTCACACCAGAGAAGACTTCCTACACT ATTCCTGTCCCTTCACTCTGGATCTGaacacagtaaacacacacctcTGTCTGTCCAAGAGCAACACGGTGGTGACCTGCAGTGAAACAGCAGAACCTTATTCTGCTCATCCGGACAGGTTCGACTATTATCTCCAGGCGCTGtgtagagagagtgtgtgtggacgctgttactgggaggtggagtggagcGGACGTCATGGCGTTTCTATAGCAGTGTCATATAAAACCATCAGCAGGAAAGGAAGGGGTAGTGAATGTTTGTTTGGTCGAACTGATCAGTCCTGGAGACTGTTTTGCTCTCCTTCCAGCTACTCGTTCAgacatgttaaaaaagaaattcaaatcCCAGTAACACCCAGCTGCTCTagaataggagtgtatgtggatcacagGGCCGGAAgtctgtccttctacagcgtctcagacacgatgaagctcctccacagagttcacaccacattcactcagcctctTTACCCCGGGTTTGTGGTTTGTCCTGGATCCAcaattaaactgtatttatcAGATATCTGA